A stretch of Eriocheir sinensis breed Jianghai 21 chromosome 68, ASM2467909v1, whole genome shotgun sequence DNA encodes these proteins:
- the LOC126988274 gene encoding gastric triacylglycerol lipase-like — MRNNNKKKQKKNTKNKRNKKSKNSVAIISNGNNKHIVISSSNMAHSKRGLVMTVTVVVMVVLAATLTSPAAAASLGRSTRQRRQVSLGNIMTMLMRPTDPSAPALDTVELGRLAGYKVEQHTVVTADGYILTLHHIPPFANPSRRAPPQRLRRHNLVEPSSNISAGPWAAGGLKEEWRKEGLRDKEKEGLKDEENEEEEAQADPLGLDGAAKVVFLQHGLMGSSDNWNTNTMENSLAYLLTDAGYDVWMGNFRGNVYSRRHRNMTHEDPQFWKFSYDEMAQHDLPAMLEHVLVETGAEKVVYVGHSMGTTVFFAAMSSLPEEYQDRIAAMVALAPVATITSVSSPIKYLAPLVNELQFLLRFFGNDQEVMTNRLLISLWDPYRVCRSYILCENIQFMITGFDPSRADETMVPVILSHNPAGSSTQTLFHFAQGYTSGKFQKFDYGTRKNLLHYGQADPPEYNISKIKVPVTLFWADNDWLTGEKDITNLKVKLPNLEAVHKVHNPEFSHLDFLWATDVRPLVYEKIFDILEGVLQKYF; from the exons ATgaggaacaataacaaaaaaaaacaaaaaaaaaatactaagaacaagagaaacaagaagtCTAAAAACAGTGTTGCCATCATCAGCAACGGCAACAACAAACACAtcgtcatcagcagcagcaacatggCGCACAGCAAGCGTGGACTAGTGAtgacggtgacggtggtggtgatggtggtgctggccgCGACCCTCACAAGCCCCGCCGCGGCCGCCTCTCTAGGCCGAAGCACGAGGCAGCGGCGGCAGGTCTCCTTGGGCAACATTATGACCATGCTGATGCGGCCCACTGACCCCAGCGCGCCCGCCCTCGACACG GTGGAGCTGGGTCGCCTGGCGGGTTACAAGGTGGAGCAGCACACAGTGGTCACGGCCGACGGTTACATCCTCACCCTCCACCACATCCCGCCCTTCGCCAACCCCTCCCGACGCGCCCCTccgcagag ATTGAGACGTCACAACCTCGTTGAGCCAAGCAGCAACATCAGCGCCGGGCCCTGGGCGGCGGGGGGGttgaaggaggagtggaggaaggaggggctgagggacaaggaaaaggaagggctgaaggacgaggaaaatgaggaggaggaggcccaggCTGACCCGCTCGGCCTGGACGGGGCGGCGAAGGTGGTCTTCCTGCAGCATGGCCTCATGGGCTCCTCCGACAACTGGAATACCAACACCATGGAGAACTCGCTCG CCTACCTGCTCACGGATGCCGGCTATGACGTGTGGATGGGCAACTTCCGCGGCAACGTGTACTCACGGCGACACAGGAACATGACCCATGAAGACCCGCAGTTTTGGAAGTTCAG CTATGACGAGATGGCCCAACACGACCTTCCTGCCATGCTGGAACACGTGCTGGTGGAGACGGGCGCTGAGAAGGTGGTGTATGTGGGCCACTCCATGGGGACCACCGTGTTCTTTGCTGCCATGAGTAGTCTGCCTGAGGAATACCAGGACAGGATCGCTGCCATGGTGGCCCTCGCCCCTGTGGCCACCATCACCAGCGTCTCCTCGCCAATCAAGTACCTGGCGCCGCTTGTCAATGAGCTCCAG TTTCTGCTACGATTTTTCGGCAATGACCAAGAAGTGATGACGAACCGACTGCTCATTTCTCTCTGGGACCCGTACAGGGTGTGCAGGAGCTACATACTCTGTGAGAATATCCAGTTTATGATAACTGGATTTGATCCATCTCGTGCTGACGAG ACAATGGTACCAGTCATTTTGTCACACAACCCTGCTGGATCTTCAACACAAACACTCTTCCATTTTGCCCAAGGCTATACCTCAG GGAAATTCCAAAAATTTGACTATGGAACAAGAAAAAATCTCTTACATTATGGTCAGGCGGATCCTCCTGAGTACAACATATCTAAGATCAAGGTGCCTGTCACCCTCTTCTGGGCTGACAATGATTGGCTCACAGGAGAAAAG GACATCACTAACCTGAAGGTTAAACTACCAAATCTAGAAGCAGTCCACAAAGTTCATAACCCTGAATTCAGCCACCTGGACTTCCTTTGGGCCACTGATGTTCGGCCCCTtgtgtatgaaaaaatatttgaCATTTTGGAGGGAGTTTTACAAAAGTATTTTTAA